In Candidatus Hydrogenedentota bacterium, a genomic segment contains:
- the radC gene encoding DNA repair protein RadC, with the protein MMPEKYYSTAVREMPEEERPRERLARLGAFALRDAELLAVLFRTGTREEGAVALAERVIRHFGNLRTLSRASIEELMNVKGIGRVKAIEIKAAVELGIRLVQEKDEQKPKIRSAEDVANLLMARFRQCETEEFKALLLNTKNEVLKEVSVTTGGLDAALAMPRDVFRQAVRDAASAVIVCHNHPSGDPEPSREDVRITERLRDAAEIIGLRFLDHIIFGDNRWVSFQERGLL; encoded by the coding sequence ATGATGCCCGAGAAATACTACTCAACAGCCGTGCGCGAAATGCCCGAAGAGGAGCGGCCGCGCGAAAGGCTGGCGCGACTGGGAGCCTTCGCCCTCCGCGATGCCGAACTGCTGGCCGTGCTCTTCCGCACCGGCACCCGCGAAGAAGGGGCCGTTGCGCTCGCCGAACGGGTCATCAGGCATTTCGGAAATCTCCGCACGCTATCGCGCGCTTCCATCGAAGAACTCATGAACGTCAAAGGCATCGGCAGGGTCAAGGCCATCGAAATCAAGGCTGCCGTGGAACTCGGCATCCGTCTCGTGCAGGAAAAAGACGAACAGAAGCCCAAGATCCGCTCCGCCGAAGATGTCGCCAACCTGCTCATGGCCCGTTTCCGGCAATGCGAAACCGAAGAGTTCAAAGCGTTGCTTCTTAACACCAAGAACGAGGTGCTCAAAGAAGTCAGCGTAACCACCGGCGGCCTCGACGCTGCACTGGCCATGCCCCGCGACGTATTCCGGCAGGCCGTGCGCGATGCCGCGAGCGCCGTCATCGTCTGCCATAACCACCCCAGCGGAGACCCGGAACCAAGCCGCGAGGACGTCCGGATCACCGAACGCCTCCGAGACGCCGCCGAGATCATCGGATTGCGCTTCCTCGACCACATCATCTTCGGCGACAACCGCTGGGTCAGTTTTCAGGAAAGAGGTCTATTGTGA
- the rpmE gene encoding 50S ribosomal protein L31 — translation MKEGIHPEYKQSRVTCACGNTFETRSTKGNINVEICSQCHPFYTGKQKFVDSEGRVDRFNRKYGRKS, via the coding sequence GTGAAAGAGGGCATCCATCCCGAATACAAGCAATCACGGGTTACATGCGCGTGTGGGAATACTTTCGAGACCCGGTCGACCAAAGGCAATATCAACGTTGAAATCTGCTCGCAATGCCACCCGTTTTACACGGGCAAACAGAAGTTCGTGGATAGCGAAGGTCGCGTCGACCGCTTCAATAGGAAATACGGGCGCAAGAGCTAA
- a CDS encoding ABC transporter ATP-binding protein, translated as MSAVIETQDLRKVYKGISKAQDVVALDSLTLQVNEGEIFGYLGPNGSGKTTTIKLLLSLIFPNSGTMKIMGNPNITAPEVRKNIGYLPEGAYYPDFLRGEEILRYYGSLYGMKGPSLAKRIDEVLEIVGMSRARKRLIRGYSKGMRQRIGLAQALLSDPGILILDEPTTGLDPVARKEIRDLLITLRDQGKSLLISSHELLEVELISDRVGILFEGVLQTSGTIDELLTRREFTIKAEEAVPEAIQKTREAGLAPEDAAAGRVVFRVPENMSLYQALDICKAQNMKIVSVAPRRETLEEVFVRVVGSAVKNKEAQRGEN; from the coding sequence GTGTCTGCAGTCATCGAAACGCAAGATCTGAGAAAAGTCTACAAAGGAATCTCAAAGGCTCAGGACGTCGTTGCCCTGGATAGTCTCACCTTGCAGGTGAACGAGGGCGAGATCTTTGGCTACCTGGGCCCCAACGGTTCCGGAAAAACCACAACCATCAAACTCCTCCTGAGCCTCATTTTCCCCAACTCGGGAACCATGAAAATCATGGGAAACCCCAATATCACGGCACCCGAGGTACGGAAAAACATCGGCTACCTGCCGGAGGGGGCGTACTACCCGGATTTCCTTCGGGGCGAAGAAATCCTCCGGTATTACGGCAGCCTTTACGGCATGAAAGGCCCCAGTCTCGCGAAGCGAATCGACGAAGTGCTCGAAATCGTCGGCATGTCCCGCGCACGGAAAAGGCTTATTCGGGGTTACTCGAAGGGCATGCGCCAGCGTATCGGCCTTGCCCAAGCACTCCTGAGCGACCCCGGCATTCTCATCCTCGATGAGCCCACCACGGGCCTCGACCCGGTCGCGCGAAAGGAAATCCGCGACCTCCTTATTACCCTTCGAGACCAGGGCAAGAGCCTGCTCATATCGAGTCACGAACTGCTCGAAGTCGAATTGATAAGCGATCGCGTGGGCATCTTGTTCGAAGGCGTCCTGCAAACCTCCGGCACCATCGACGAATTGCTCACCCGCCGCGAGTTCACCATCAAAGCCGAAGAAGCCGTCCCAGAGGCCATTCAGAAAACACGGGAAGCGGGCCTCGCTCCCGAAGACGCCGCAGCCGGCAGAGTCGTCTTCCGGGTGCCCGAGAATATGTCTCTCTACCAAGCCTTGGATATCTGCAAAGCACAGAACATGAAAATCGTCAGCGTGGCCCCACGGCGCGAAACACTCGAAGAAGTCTTCGTCCGGGTGGTGGGTTCCGCGGTGAAAAACAAAGAAGCACAGCGAGGAGAGAATTAG
- a CDS encoding aldo/keto reductase has product MEYIGFGSTGIRVSPVCLGTMTFGKEADETASLELMDRAFELGVNFFDTANIYNKGVTEQIVGRWLKSHRSAVVLASKAHFATGEGPNDRGSSRRHLLMEIDKILSRLQTDWLDILYLHHWDPRTPIEETLSALTALVDAGKVHYCGVSNFSAWQVMKAVGVSQRKGFAPIACVQPMYNLVKRQAEVEILPMALSEGLAVCPYNPLAAGLLTGKYRRGEKGRLDENPMYKVRYGNPVYAEIADRFVAYAREMGHSPAALAVAWVMAHPAVTSVIIGARNAAQLQDTLGCLDITLSPAAWSEISGLSSEPPLATDRSEERQAGKGMK; this is encoded by the coding sequence ATGGAATACATTGGATTCGGGTCGACGGGCATCCGTGTATCGCCGGTTTGTCTGGGTACGATGACCTTTGGCAAGGAAGCCGATGAAACGGCATCGCTCGAGCTCATGGACCGGGCTTTCGAGCTTGGGGTCAACTTTTTCGATACGGCCAACATCTACAACAAGGGGGTGACGGAACAGATTGTGGGGAGATGGCTCAAATCGCACCGAAGTGCGGTTGTTCTGGCTTCGAAGGCCCATTTTGCGACCGGCGAGGGTCCCAATGACCGCGGCAGCTCGCGGCGGCACCTGCTTATGGAGATTGACAAGATTCTCTCACGGCTTCAGACGGACTGGCTCGACATCCTGTATTTGCACCATTGGGATCCCCGGACGCCCATTGAAGAAACCCTTTCGGCGCTGACGGCGCTTGTTGACGCGGGGAAAGTTCATTACTGCGGCGTCTCGAACTTTTCCGCCTGGCAGGTCATGAAAGCGGTCGGGGTATCACAGCGGAAGGGCTTTGCCCCGATCGCCTGTGTTCAGCCCATGTACAATCTGGTGAAGCGCCAGGCCGAGGTCGAGATATTGCCCATGGCGCTCTCGGAAGGCCTGGCGGTATGTCCTTACAACCCTTTGGCGGCCGGGCTGCTGACCGGCAAGTACCGCCGGGGCGAAAAGGGCCGTCTCGATGAAAACCCGATGTACAAGGTCCGTTATGGCAACCCGGTCTACGCGGAGATTGCCGACCGGTTTGTGGCGTATGCGCGCGAGATGGGCCACTCCCCGGCCGCCTTGGCTGTTGCGTGGGTGATGGCCCATCCCGCGGTCACCTCGGTGATCATCGGGGCCCGGAACGCGGCTCAACTGCAGGACACGCTGGGGTGCCTCGACATCACCCTCTCCCCTGCGGCATGGTCTGAGATCTCGGGTTTATCTTCCGAACCGCCGCTGGCAACGGACAGGAGCGAGGAGCGCCAAGCCGGAAAGGGCATGAAGTGA
- a CDS encoding AI-2E family transporter — MLKPVLENPWFQAAAVLVALLGVAFLAYLLSPVLVPLFAAFMVAYFLDPVVDYFENTEGKNRYFKWRLPRGITISVLALIGVLLVLSIPLVLVPRMILEAKELVTAATSAEVTNGAQGQEPGSQPAVGDAAAGGEEDAAEADGADSDASPWYERFLERIPLEDVVRQMGWEEPGRSARSIVAQKVGTFVRDNATKLLESTWSRFVGATTTFAQFARASGRALLDAVFFVAKFALFAFVAGYLLNDFDRLVVSARGLIPPRYRPKTVEIITKIDHQLRSFVRGQVTVCVFLGTMYGIGLTICDVPFALAIALFGTVVSLIPYLGVAMTVIPALLMAFLRHGFDVHLVGVVITFALAQGLEGNILTPRIVGNQVGLHPVWVILAIMVFGSALGFLGVLIAVPLAAALKVLVVEAVQYYKKSPVFEGGSTLPDKDGSGPDS; from the coding sequence ATGCTCAAGCCAGTGTTGGAGAATCCGTGGTTCCAGGCGGCCGCGGTCTTGGTGGCGCTTTTGGGGGTGGCATTCCTGGCGTATTTGCTGAGTCCGGTGCTTGTGCCGCTGTTTGCCGCGTTCATGGTGGCGTATTTTCTAGATCCGGTAGTTGACTATTTCGAGAATACAGAGGGGAAGAACCGGTATTTCAAATGGCGGCTTCCGCGGGGGATCACGATATCGGTGTTGGCGCTGATAGGCGTGTTACTGGTCCTGAGCATCCCGCTGGTTTTGGTCCCGCGGATGATCCTCGAGGCCAAGGAGCTTGTGACGGCCGCGACGTCAGCAGAGGTGACGAACGGGGCTCAGGGGCAGGAACCGGGGTCTCAGCCTGCGGTTGGCGATGCGGCTGCGGGCGGAGAAGAGGACGCGGCGGAAGCCGACGGCGCTGATTCCGATGCGTCGCCGTGGTACGAGCGCTTCCTCGAACGGATTCCGCTGGAGGACGTGGTCAGGCAGATGGGATGGGAGGAACCGGGCCGCAGCGCGCGGAGCATTGTAGCCCAGAAGGTTGGCACGTTTGTGCGGGACAATGCCACAAAGCTGCTCGAGAGCACGTGGTCGCGTTTTGTGGGTGCGACGACGACGTTTGCGCAGTTTGCGAGGGCGTCGGGCAGGGCGCTCCTGGATGCGGTGTTCTTTGTGGCGAAGTTCGCCCTGTTTGCCTTTGTTGCGGGTTATTTGTTGAACGATTTTGATCGTCTCGTGGTTTCGGCGCGGGGACTGATTCCGCCGCGGTACCGGCCCAAGACGGTCGAGATCATCACGAAAATCGACCATCAATTGCGCAGCTTTGTTCGGGGGCAGGTGACGGTCTGCGTCTTCTTGGGAACCATGTATGGGATTGGGCTTACGATATGCGATGTTCCTTTTGCGCTGGCAATAGCGTTGTTCGGGACGGTGGTGAGTCTGATTCCCTATCTTGGAGTGGCCATGACCGTAATTCCCGCGCTCTTGATGGCGTTCTTGCGGCACGGTTTTGACGTGCATCTCGTGGGGGTAGTCATCACGTTTGCTTTGGCGCAAGGTCTCGAGGGCAACATTCTGACGCCGAGAATCGTTGGGAATCAGGTTGGGCTGCACCCGGTGTGGGTCATACTTGCCATCATGGTTTTTGGAAGCGCATTAGGGTTCTTGGGGGTATTGATAGCCGTCCCCTTGGCGGCCGCCTTAAAAGTACTGGTTGTGGAGGCTGTGCAGTACTACAAGAAGTCGCCCGTTTTCGAGGGCGGTTCAACGCTTCCGGATAAAGACGGTTCTGGCCCGGACAGCTGA
- a CDS encoding DUF481 domain-containing protein, which translates to MKIGLQILIGAAVLAVSWTAQGDTLSLQRGEVLSGGLVDLSDGVVVFDTRLAGQVIVPISQVRSLTTDKAFDIQLQDGARLRGRFAGQGAETFVVAQNGGEATLLTLAAVKSIAPVRLAAFEETGGTQDAPSSLDLSWEGGYLYRWGNEDYDAGFTRLTLRNRAAAFDFQSEALLELSDDGRFPRLFRSYADWRFPSQAPFQPELGLELERDLDEALVFRGALNAGIGRTFINNPSRLLELTGGLNASFEYYDAEELWPDTDNALKRRVQALYYAGEGPREDEQDLNLRFRLRFRQFSRIGALSQTFSLYPSMTDLGELRARSESSLLMPVTAHLDFRLHLFVDYEDEPEFESMEKWRTSIGAGFQWDF; encoded by the coding sequence ATGAAAATCGGGTTACAAATACTCATAGGCGCCGCCGTTCTGGCGGTGTCCTGGACCGCTCAGGGAGACACCCTCTCGCTGCAAAGAGGAGAGGTTCTCAGCGGCGGCCTGGTAGACCTGTCGGACGGGGTCGTTGTTTTCGACACCCGCTTGGCAGGGCAGGTGATTGTCCCCATCTCACAGGTTCGTTCGCTGACTACCGATAAGGCGTTCGACATCCAGCTTCAGGATGGAGCACGCCTCCGAGGGCGTTTTGCAGGCCAGGGTGCGGAAACCTTTGTCGTTGCTCAGAATGGGGGAGAGGCCACGCTCCTCACATTGGCCGCTGTTAAAAGTATCGCTCCTGTCCGGCTGGCAGCCTTCGAAGAAACCGGCGGCACCCAAGACGCCCCATCCTCTCTCGACTTGTCCTGGGAAGGGGGATACCTCTATCGTTGGGGCAATGAAGACTATGACGCCGGTTTCACGAGGCTCACCCTGCGTAATCGCGCCGCAGCCTTCGATTTCCAGTCCGAAGCGCTGCTCGAACTGTCCGATGACGGCCGTTTCCCGCGGCTATTTCGCTCCTACGCCGATTGGCGTTTCCCTTCACAGGCCCCATTTCAACCTGAATTAGGGCTCGAGCTCGAACGCGACCTCGACGAAGCGCTCGTGTTTCGCGGCGCCCTCAATGCCGGTATTGGCAGAACATTCATCAACAATCCTTCACGCCTCCTGGAACTCACCGGCGGTCTCAATGCCTCATTCGAATACTACGACGCCGAAGAGCTCTGGCCGGATACAGACAACGCCCTCAAACGCCGCGTTCAGGCCCTCTACTATGCCGGTGAAGGCCCCCGCGAAGACGAGCAGGACCTGAACCTCCGTTTCAGGCTGCGCTTCCGCCAATTCTCCAGGATCGGAGCCTTGTCCCAAACCTTCTCCCTGTATCCAAGCATGACGGACCTCGGCGAGTTGCGGGCACGGTCCGAATCATCCCTGCTGATGCCCGTTACCGCACACTTGGATTTCCGCCTCCACCTGTTCGTGGATTACGAAGACGAACCGGAGTTCGAATCCATGGAAAAATGGCGCACATCCATCGGCGCGGGTTTCCAGTGGGATTTCTGA
- the prfA gene encoding peptide chain release factor 1, producing the protein MAEKLRDVVAEYNLLSQQMASPEIASDHDRYMKCAKAQKRIAPLVECFKKYELEENRLRQAEILLYEESDPELREMAEEEKRELADVLQKREQELKFLLIPGDPNDEKNTIMEIRAGTGGEEAALFAADLFRMYTRYAEIKGWKTEILNSHATGMGGFKEISFKISGESVYSQLKFEGGVHRVQRVPETEAQGRVHTSAVTVAVLPEAQAVDIAIDENDLQIDVYRSSGPGGQSVNTTDSAVRVTYKPTGLVVTCQDEKSQHKNKAKALMVLRSRLLAQKEEEEAAERSANRKSQVGSGDRSERIRTYNFPQNRLTDHRIKLTLHRLETIMEGDLQGIIDALIAADRAARIREE; encoded by the coding sequence ATGGCCGAGAAACTCCGCGACGTCGTCGCGGAATATAACCTCCTGTCCCAACAAATGGCCTCCCCGGAGATTGCTTCCGACCACGACAGGTATATGAAATGCGCCAAAGCGCAAAAACGCATCGCGCCACTTGTTGAGTGTTTCAAAAAATACGAACTCGAAGAAAACCGCCTGCGGCAAGCCGAAATCCTCCTCTACGAGGAATCCGATCCCGAACTGCGGGAAATGGCGGAAGAAGAAAAGCGCGAACTCGCCGACGTCCTCCAGAAGCGAGAACAGGAATTGAAGTTCCTGCTGATTCCCGGCGACCCCAACGATGAGAAAAACACCATCATGGAAATCCGCGCCGGAACTGGGGGAGAGGAGGCCGCCCTTTTCGCCGCGGACCTGTTCCGCATGTATACCCGCTATGCGGAGATTAAAGGCTGGAAAACTGAAATCTTGAACTCGCACGCCACGGGAATGGGAGGGTTCAAGGAAATCTCCTTCAAGATATCCGGCGAAAGCGTTTACAGCCAGCTCAAGTTCGAGGGGGGCGTCCACCGCGTACAACGTGTGCCCGAAACGGAAGCCCAGGGCCGCGTCCACACCTCGGCCGTCACCGTTGCCGTCCTTCCCGAAGCCCAAGCCGTTGACATCGCTATTGACGAGAACGATCTTCAGATAGACGTGTACAGGTCCTCGGGGCCGGGGGGGCAATCCGTCAACACGACCGACTCGGCCGTCCGCGTCACCTATAAGCCTACCGGCCTCGTAGTTACCTGCCAGGATGAAAAGTCGCAGCACAAGAACAAGGCCAAGGCCCTCATGGTCCTGCGCTCGCGGCTCCTCGCGCAAAAGGAAGAGGAAGAGGCTGCCGAACGCTCCGCGAACCGCAAGAGCCAAGTGGGTTCCGGAGACCGCAGTGAACGAATTCGCACCTACAACTTTCCCCAGAACCGCCTCACCGACCATCGCATCAAACTGACCCTGCACCGCCTCGAAACCATCATGGAAGGCGACCTCCAGGGAATCATTGACGCATTGATCGCCGCGGACCGCGCTGCCCGAATCCGCGAGGAATAA
- a CDS encoding phosphatidylserine decarboxylase family protein yields the protein MTKTFSAWKVGIPYYLPGLLTGAILALLFRNSAWVWTSVPFFLFGGFALFFFRDPPRVTSPDSHDIVAPADGRILAIDELESSPYYRGPCKRIAIFMSVFNVHVNRAPVSGAVYRIEHKPGKFLPAMKREATDVNEANTLYMDSDHGRVTVRQISGILARRIVCIAEEGNELEQGQKFGMIRFGSRAELYLPPDAVPCVKLKQKVKAGLSTVARFQ from the coding sequence GTGACGAAAACGTTCAGCGCGTGGAAAGTGGGAATCCCATATTACCTGCCCGGCCTCCTCACCGGCGCAATACTGGCGCTCCTTTTTCGCAATTCCGCATGGGTCTGGACCTCCGTTCCTTTCTTCCTCTTCGGAGGTTTCGCCCTGTTCTTCTTTCGCGACCCCCCCCGCGTCACCAGCCCGGACTCGCACGACATAGTCGCCCCGGCCGACGGACGCATCCTGGCCATTGATGAGCTGGAGAGTTCTCCCTACTACCGGGGCCCATGCAAGCGCATCGCCATATTCATGTCAGTCTTTAACGTCCACGTCAACCGGGCCCCTGTCAGCGGCGCCGTGTATCGCATCGAACACAAACCGGGGAAATTCCTACCCGCCATGAAAAGAGAGGCCACCGACGTAAACGAAGCCAATACCCTGTACATGGACTCCGACCACGGGCGTGTGACGGTCCGCCAGATCTCCGGTATCCTTGCCCGCCGGATCGTCTGCATTGCCGAAGAGGGCAACGAACTCGAGCAAGGTCAGAAGTTCGGCATGATACGGTTCGGATCACGCGCGGAACTCTACCTCCCCCCAGACGCCGTGCCGTGTGTTAAACTGAAGCAAAAGGTCAAAGCAGGCTTATCAACGGTGGCCAGGTTTCAATGA
- the pssA gene encoding CDP-diacylglycerol--serine O-phosphatidyltransferase produces the protein MKRISLQRKRRKQRTTRRKPINVVASALTTAGLYCGIVSIFKAIDQDFKWAAYFIILAQVFDVMDGTFAKLTKTTSEFGKQLDSLADLASFGVAPAVLIYTAYLHEAKLLGLVGGKTGAAMAIIFVICAALRLARFNVYQSEIRDYFVGLPAPAAAATIATFVLFTSYFDFQVAHWILTPLTLALAYLMVSNFRYPKDVLKDLVLAPKNAFRLLVLCGVAIAVFHKAMDEHSPAIALFPLAASYVLYGVGDRVYAQFFKRARQVDKPKAQLSGPEPSLSGSVEPPSKTGDFL, from the coding sequence ATGAAGAGAATCTCGCTCCAACGAAAACGCCGCAAGCAGCGGACAACTCGGCGCAAGCCCATCAACGTCGTCGCAAGCGCATTGACGACCGCTGGGCTCTACTGCGGCATTGTCAGTATATTCAAAGCTATCGACCAGGACTTCAAGTGGGCCGCATATTTCATTATCCTCGCCCAGGTCTTCGATGTCATGGACGGCACTTTCGCCAAACTCACCAAGACCACATCCGAGTTCGGGAAGCAGCTCGACAGTCTTGCCGACCTGGCCTCGTTCGGCGTAGCGCCAGCCGTGCTGATCTACACCGCATACCTCCACGAAGCCAAGTTGCTGGGTCTTGTGGGCGGGAAGACAGGGGCCGCCATGGCCATCATCTTCGTCATCTGCGCCGCGCTCCGCCTCGCACGATTCAACGTGTATCAAAGCGAAATCCGCGATTACTTTGTCGGATTGCCTGCGCCGGCTGCCGCGGCAACCATCGCCACCTTCGTACTCTTTACGTCCTACTTCGACTTCCAGGTCGCCCACTGGATCTTGACTCCGCTCACACTGGCGCTTGCCTACCTCATGGTCAGCAATTTCCGCTACCCGAAAGATGTCCTGAAAGACCTGGTGCTTGCACCCAAGAACGCGTTCCGTCTCCTGGTCCTGTGTGGCGTTGCCATCGCCGTATTCCACAAGGCCATGGACGAACATTCCCCGGCCATCGCACTGTTCCCGCTTGCCGCCTCATATGTGCTCTACGGAGTAGGTGACCGCGTATACGCCCAGTTCTTCAAACGGGCACGACAGGTTGACAAGCCCAAAGCTCAGCTGTCCGGGCCAGAACCGTCTTTATCCGGAAGCGTTGAACCGCCCTCGAAAACGGGCGACTTCTTGTAG
- the prmC gene encoding peptide chain release factor N(5)-glutamine methyltransferase produces the protein MATVAERLSQAATQLAAVTDTPRLDAEILMAHAAGISRAVLLSRLQETFSGAPGFEASLERRLQYEPLAYIIGEWEFFSLDFLVQAPLLVPRPETEHVVEAVLERVAAKSAAVLELGTGTGCIAVSIAHAAPGVSVIATDIQPAALTVAQHNAERHGVTQRLALRQGDLFAALRPGDGPFDAICSNPPYIEESAWPGLDPVIRLHEDPGALLGGQDGLAVIRRLVAEASDWLMPGGLLAFEIGMGQYEHVRDLLQRNDYAGIRFVRDLAGIERVAVAENPG, from the coding sequence ATGGCCACCGTCGCCGAAAGGCTTTCGCAAGCCGCCACGCAACTGGCGGCCGTCACCGATACCCCCAGGCTCGACGCTGAAATCCTCATGGCCCATGCCGCCGGAATCTCTCGGGCCGTGCTGCTCTCGCGCCTGCAGGAAACCTTCTCGGGCGCGCCCGGTTTCGAGGCGTCTCTGGAACGAAGGCTGCAGTACGAGCCCCTCGCGTACATCATCGGCGAATGGGAATTCTTCTCCCTGGATTTTCTTGTCCAGGCGCCCCTCCTGGTGCCACGCCCCGAAACCGAACACGTGGTTGAAGCCGTGCTCGAGCGTGTCGCCGCCAAGAGTGCCGCCGTGCTCGAACTGGGTACCGGCACCGGTTGTATCGCCGTCTCGATTGCCCATGCCGCCCCCGGCGTATCCGTAATCGCCACCGACATCCAGCCCGCTGCGCTGACGGTCGCCCAACACAACGCGGAGCGGCACGGCGTCACTCAGCGCCTTGCCCTGCGGCAAGGCGACCTGTTTGCGGCTCTACGGCCCGGAGACGGCCCCTTCGACGCGATCTGTTCCAATCCCCCCTACATCGAGGAATCCGCATGGCCCGGCCTCGATCCGGTCATTCGTCTGCACGAAGATCCTGGGGCGCTCCTCGGCGGTCAAGACGGCCTTGCCGTCATACGAAGGCTCGTGGCCGAAGCCTCTGACTGGCTCATGCCGGGCGGCCTGCTTGCGTTCGAGATCGGAATGGGGCAATATGAGCACGTAAGGGACCTGCTTCAACGCAACGACTACGCCGGCATTCGCTTTGTTCGCGATTTGGCTGGCATCGAACGGGTCGCCGTAGCTGAGAACCCTGGATGA
- the pheS gene encoding phenylalanine--tRNA ligase subunit alpha: MKQKLDEIRATAVQSINAVTDLASLEQIRVKFLGRKGLLTEVLRGLAEVAPEDRPILGKVANDVKQALNDALESRKAALAESEEAASASAERIDLTLPGRRPLRGHKHPIMRVAEEITDIFVQLGFQVATGPDVETEYYNFDSLNTPSDHPARDLHDTFFIKPGVVLRTHTSPVQMRVMERTQPPVAVIVPGRVYRVDQDASHSPMFYQIEGLLVDKGISFAHLKGVLMLFIQRYFGPKTKMRFRPHYFPFTEPSAEVDISCTVCSGRGCRVCKHSGWLEILGCGMVHPQVFKYAKYDSETYTGFAFGMGIDRIAMLTHAITSIHYLYENDLRFLEQF; this comes from the coding sequence ATGAAACAAAAACTTGACGAAATCCGCGCCACGGCCGTCCAGTCCATCAATGCCGTGACCGATTTGGCCTCCCTTGAGCAGATTCGAGTTAAATTCTTGGGGCGTAAAGGATTGCTGACCGAGGTCTTGCGCGGCCTCGCCGAAGTTGCGCCCGAGGACAGGCCCATCCTCGGAAAGGTCGCAAACGACGTCAAGCAGGCTCTCAATGATGCCCTGGAATCCAGGAAAGCCGCCCTGGCCGAGTCCGAAGAAGCAGCTTCAGCCTCCGCCGAACGCATCGACCTGACCCTGCCCGGCAGACGACCCCTGCGTGGGCACAAGCACCCCATCATGCGCGTGGCCGAGGAAATCACCGACATCTTCGTCCAATTGGGGTTCCAAGTGGCCACGGGACCCGATGTCGAGACCGAGTACTACAATTTCGACAGCCTGAACACTCCGTCGGACCACCCTGCCCGCGACCTTCACGACACCTTCTTCATCAAACCGGGCGTCGTCCTCAGGACCCATACCTCGCCTGTCCAGATGCGAGTGATGGAACGCACTCAGCCGCCCGTGGCCGTCATAGTCCCCGGGCGCGTCTACCGCGTCGACCAGGATGCCAGCCACAGCCCCATGTTCTACCAAATCGAGGGGCTTCTGGTTGACAAAGGCATCAGTTTCGCCCATCTCAAAGGGGTGCTCATGCTGTTCATACAGCGCTATTTCGGGCCAAAGACCAAAATGCGTTTTCGCCCCCATTACTTCCCGTTTACCGAGCCTTCGGCTGAGGTCGACATCTCCTGTACCGTGTGTTCCGGCAGGGGCTGCAGGGTCTGCAAACACTCCGGATGGCTCGAAATCCTGGGCTGCGGCATGGTCCACCCCCAAGTATTCAAATACGCAAAGTACGACTCTGAAACTTACACTGGCTTCGCGTTCGGCATGGGCATAGACCGCATTGCCATGCTGACCCACGCAATCACCAGCATCCATTACCTGTACGAAAACGACTTGCGGTTCCTGGAGCAGTTCTAA
- a CDS encoding YggS family pyridoxal phosphate-dependent enzyme, which yields MTIPQAAIERNLAEVRGRVAAASCRAGRDPGGVQLVAVTKTVGLDEIQTLYDLGVTHFGENRLQPAREKIEQFTHEATWHMIGNIQRRKCGEIIRSFSRVDAVDRLAVAETLDRRCEETGREAPLPILVEVNVSAEETKHGFAPEELPEAVDTIRGMKYLRLDGVLTMAPFVEHAEQTRPFFTRLRELALANGLTTISMGMSNDFEVAVEEGATQVRIGSALFKT from the coding sequence GTGACCATACCGCAAGCTGCTATAGAACGCAATCTTGCCGAGGTCCGCGGCCGCGTTGCAGCAGCTTCATGCAGGGCGGGGCGCGACCCCGGCGGCGTCCAGCTCGTGGCTGTCACCAAAACGGTCGGTCTCGATGAGATTCAAACCCTCTACGACCTGGGAGTCACCCATTTCGGCGAGAACCGCCTGCAACCCGCCCGCGAAAAGATCGAGCAGTTTACTCATGAAGCCACCTGGCACATGATTGGCAACATCCAACGTCGCAAATGTGGCGAGATTATCCGGTCCTTCAGCCGTGTGGATGCCGTGGACCGGCTGGCCGTGGCCGAAACGCTCGACCGCCGCTGCGAAGAAACTGGGAGGGAGGCGCCCCTGCCGATCCTGGTCGAGGTCAATGTCTCGGCCGAGGAGACTAAACACGGATTCGCACCCGAGGAATTGCCCGAGGCTGTTGACACGATTAGGGGCATGAAATACTTGCGCTTGGACGGTGTGCTTACCATGGCGCCTTTTGTTGAACACGCGGAACAAACGCGCCCGTTCTTCACACGTTTGCGCGAGTTGGCGCTGGCAAACGGCCTCACCACGATATCGATGGGTATGTCAAACGATTTCGAAGTCGCCGTCGAGGAAGGGGCAACCCAAGTACGCATAGGTTCGGCCTTATTCAAAACATAA